Proteins from a genomic interval of Desulfuromonas thiophila:
- the miaB gene encoding tRNA (N6-isopentenyl adenosine(37)-C2)-methylthiotransferase MiaB, producing MNDPTAGPIGSKTFYLETFGCQMNQVDSEWMTCLLGQIGYQPVASPEQADLILLNTCSVRDRAERKVYGHLGRCKPLKDRNPALILAVGGCVAQQEGEQLLRKVPYLDIVFGTHNVHRLPQLVQAVEQRRRRCCETAQYPGEARLEQFPRRLPAAGVTRFVTIMQGCDNFCSYCVVPYVRGREVSRRSAAVVAEVRELVAQGVREVTLLGQNVNSYGRKGCPDISFAELLEQVHAIAGLRRLRFTSSHPKDLSVELMDCFARLERLCPHLHLAVQSGSDRVLQAMGRGYSRQQYIELVAQLRQRCPQIRLTTDLIVGFPGETAADFAQTLDLVEQVRFADAFTFLYSPRPQIRALQLPDPVPAAEKQRWFDALLRQQKAISSAIWQQDVGRTQLVLVEGASKRGAGQLFGRTPWNRIVNFTGPAALVGQEVAVRIDRSLNNSHLGRLAAASDDQNAVALQPPKEFAACP from the coding sequence ATGAACGACCCCACAGCTGGACCCATAGGCAGTAAAACCTTCTATCTGGAAACCTTCGGCTGCCAGATGAATCAGGTCGATTCCGAATGGATGACCTGCCTGCTCGGCCAGATCGGTTATCAGCCTGTTGCCAGCCCGGAACAGGCCGACCTGATTCTGCTCAACACTTGTTCGGTGCGTGATCGCGCCGAACGCAAGGTCTATGGCCATCTGGGCCGTTGCAAGCCGCTGAAGGATCGCAATCCGGCCCTGATTCTGGCCGTGGGCGGCTGTGTCGCCCAGCAGGAGGGTGAACAGCTGCTGCGCAAGGTGCCCTACCTCGATATCGTCTTCGGTACTCACAATGTGCATCGTCTGCCGCAGTTGGTGCAGGCTGTCGAACAGCGCCGCCGGCGCTGCTGTGAAACGGCCCAGTACCCCGGTGAGGCTCGTCTGGAACAGTTCCCGCGCCGCTTGCCGGCGGCGGGCGTGACCCGTTTTGTTACCATCATGCAGGGTTGTGACAACTTCTGCAGCTATTGCGTGGTGCCCTATGTGCGCGGTCGCGAGGTCAGCCGCCGCAGCGCCGCCGTGGTGGCCGAGGTGCGCGAGCTGGTGGCTCAGGGCGTGCGGGAAGTCACCCTGCTGGGGCAGAATGTCAATTCCTACGGTCGCAAGGGCTGCCCGGATATCTCCTTTGCCGAACTGCTCGAACAGGTGCACGCCATTGCCGGGCTGCGCCGACTGCGTTTTACCTCGTCCCACCCCAAGGATCTCTCGGTTGAGCTGATGGATTGCTTTGCCCGGCTGGAACGGCTCTGTCCTCATCTGCATCTGGCGGTGCAAAGTGGCAGTGACCGGGTGCTGCAGGCCATGGGGCGTGGTTACAGCCGTCAACAGTATATCGAGCTGGTGGCGCAACTACGCCAGCGCTGTCCGCAGATTCGCTTGACCACCGATCTGATTGTCGGCTTTCCCGGCGAAACCGCCGCCGATTTCGCGCAGACCCTCGACCTGGTCGAGCAGGTGCGCTTTGCCGATGCCTTTACCTTCCTCTATTCGCCCCGGCCGCAGATTCGTGCCTTGCAACTGCCCGATCCGGTACCGGCGGCGGAAAAGCAACGCTGGTTCGATGCCCTGTTGCGGCAGCAGAAGGCTATCAGCAGCGCCATCTGGCAGCAGGATGTCGGCCGGACGCAGCTGGTGCTGGTGGAGGGCGCGAGCAAGCGTGGCGCCGGTCAGCTGTTCGGGCGGACCCCCTGGAATCGCATCGTCAATTTCACTGGCCCGGCCGCTCTGGTGGGGCAGGAGGTCGCGGTGCGGATCGATCGCAGTCTCAACAATTCCCATCTCGGTCGGCTGGCTGCCGCGTCAGACGACCAGAATGCTGTTGCCCTACAACCGCCCAAGGAGTTTGCCGCATGTCCGTGA
- the typA gene encoding translational GTPase TypA, producing MTQQIRNIAIIAHVDHGKTTLVDAMLRQSGIFRANQVITERIMDSNDLERERGITILSKNLSIEYKGLRINVVDTPGHADFGGEVERVLKMVDSVLLLVDAFDGPMPQTRFVLKKSLDLGMRPIVVINKIDRPGARPREVVDMVFDLFCELDANEQQLDFPIVFASAKSGYARFEPDDTGDNLDPLFETIRDRVPAPGGDAAAPFQFLVTSIDYNDYIGRIATGKIFNGTVREGQTLARIDKDGNISRGRISKLIGYQGLQQIAIEQAGAGEIVTIAGFDDVRISETLADSANPIALPYVNIDEPTLSMNFIVNSSPFAGQEGKYVTSRNIYERLQRELRTNVSLRVEETDQTDTFKVSGRGELHLSILIENMRREGFELAVSKPQVIFREENGERLEPIEYLCIDVPEEFQGTVIEKLGQRKAEMLSMKPMDGINRLEFHIPARGLIGFRTEFLTDTRGTGTMAHSFAHYAPYKGEIEGRKNGVLIAMEAGETVGYALFNLQDRGILFVGPGIRVYAGMIVGQHAKENDLVVNTSKGKKLTNVRASGSDDAIRLTPPRILSLEQALEYIDEDELVEVTPKSIRLRKKILDENDRKKEEKRKKG from the coding sequence ATGACCCAACAGATCCGCAACATTGCCATTATCGCTCACGTTGACCACGGCAAGACCACGCTGGTGGACGCCATGCTGCGCCAATCCGGCATCTTCCGCGCCAACCAGGTGATTACCGAGCGCATCATGGACAGCAACGATCTGGAGCGCGAGCGCGGCATCACCATCCTGTCGAAGAATCTGTCCATCGAATACAAGGGCCTGCGTATCAATGTGGTCGACACACCGGGCCACGCGGACTTTGGCGGCGAGGTGGAACGGGTACTGAAAATGGTCGACTCGGTCCTGCTGCTGGTTGACGCCTTCGACGGACCCATGCCACAGACCCGTTTCGTGCTGAAGAAGTCTCTCGATCTGGGCATGCGGCCCATCGTGGTCATCAACAAGATCGACCGGCCCGGCGCCCGCCCGCGCGAGGTGGTTGACATGGTGTTCGACCTGTTCTGCGAACTCGACGCCAACGAGCAGCAGCTCGACTTCCCCATCGTCTTTGCCAGCGCCAAGAGCGGTTACGCCCGTTTCGAACCCGATGACACCGGCGACAATCTTGATCCGCTGTTTGAAACCATCCGCGACCGCGTACCGGCACCCGGCGGCGACGCGGCAGCACCGTTCCAGTTTCTGGTCACCAGCATCGACTACAATGACTACATCGGCCGCATCGCCACCGGCAAAATCTTCAACGGCACCGTGCGCGAAGGTCAGACCCTGGCCCGTATCGACAAGGACGGCAACATCAGCCGTGGCCGCATTTCGAAACTGATCGGTTATCAGGGATTGCAACAAATCGCCATTGAGCAGGCCGGAGCCGGTGAGATCGTCACCATCGCCGGCTTCGACGATGTGCGCATCAGCGAAACCCTCGCCGACAGCGCCAACCCCATCGCCCTGCCCTATGTCAACATCGACGAACCGACCCTGTCGATGAACTTCATCGTCAACAGCTCGCCCTTCGCCGGCCAGGAAGGCAAATACGTCACCTCGCGCAACATCTACGAGCGGTTGCAGCGCGAGCTGCGCACCAACGTGTCCCTGCGGGTGGAGGAAACCGACCAGACCGACACCTTCAAGGTCTCCGGTCGTGGCGAGTTGCATCTGTCGATTCTGATCGAAAACATGCGGCGCGAGGGCTTCGAGCTGGCGGTATCCAAGCCGCAGGTGATCTTCCGTGAGGAAAACGGCGAGCGCCTCGAACCCATCGAATATCTGTGCATTGACGTGCCGGAGGAGTTTCAGGGCACCGTGATCGAGAAGCTGGGCCAACGCAAGGCCGAAATGCTGTCGATGAAACCGATGGACGGCATCAACCGGCTGGAATTTCACATCCCGGCGCGTGGCCTGATCGGCTTCCGCACCGAGTTTCTTACCGACACCCGCGGCACCGGCACCATGGCCCACAGCTTTGCGCACTACGCCCCCTACAAGGGCGAGATTGAGGGCCGCAAGAACGGCGTTCTCATCGCCATGGAGGCCGGCGAAACCGTCGGCTACGCCCTATTCAACCTGCAGGACCGCGGCATTCTGTTCGTTGGCCCGGGTATCCGGGTCTATGCCGGCATGATTGTCGGCCAGCACGCCAAGGAAAACGATCTGGTGGTCAATACCAGCAAAGGCAAAAAACTGACCAACGTGCGGGCTTCCGGCAGTGACGACGCCATCCGCCTGACACCACCGCGCATCTTGTCGCTGGAGCAGGCACTGGAGTATATTGACGAAGACGAACTGGTCGAGGTAACACCGAAGTCGATCCGGCTGCGGAAGAAGATTCTCGACGAGAACGACCGCAAGAAAGAAGAAAAACGCAAAAAAGGCTAG